In Ostrea edulis chromosome 10, xbOstEdul1.1, whole genome shotgun sequence, one genomic interval encodes:
- the LOC125666385 gene encoding uncharacterized protein LOC125666385, whose translation MRGTSMNAVKLVLAFVFGMTFILLLSSWYNLTDVLTRNTLLAKQQSLQSQLLLANKKPSVPNQIHNAPNTNTKLKRKQTKCGETDDDFKLSGIEAVRSLVEKVSKKFRSTDTSCEQTKFPKPNSKLTPKEILGKQKCIRNWKKDHKMGSRSFWAGNTQYIRHTHHTYINSDSTVFDIGGNKGEDAEAMLKRFNPGNYVILEPVKTLFSNLVSMLKNKSNVAVYNFGLARKNNKFYVNVLGHGGDATSIFAGNDDGGSCLLRVVNTTQFLLHVGVPCYEVDLITINCEGCEFEIMEELIGSGMIGQFRNVQFATHPTLKHLKQPIERYCEIQEKLKRTHKVGYQYKWCWESWKRKDLA comes from the coding sequence ATGAGAGGGACGTCAATGAATGCTGTGAAACTAGTGCTGGCCTTCGTTTTTGGAATGACCTTTATCTTGCTTCTGAGTAGCTGGTACAATTTAACTGATGTTTTGACCAGGAACACGTTATTAGCAAAGCAACAATCCCTGCAAAGTCAATTACTGCTTGCAAATAAAAAGCCTTCAGTACCCAACCAAATCCACAATGCTCCAAACACTAATACCAAATTAAAGAGGAAGCAAACAAAATGCGGGGAAACTGATGACGATTTCAAACTCTCTGGGATCGAGGCTGTCCGATCATTAGTAGAAAAAGTGTCCAAGAAATTTAGAAGCACGGATACGTCTTGTGAACAAACGAAGTTTCCGAAACCAAACTCTAAGTTGACACCAAAAGAAATTCTAGGGAAGCAGAAGTGTATACGAAACTGGAAAAAGGACCATAAAATGGGAAGTAGGTCATTTTGGGCCGGAAATACTCAATACATACGGCACACTCACCATACATACATAAATTCAGACAGCACTGTTTTTGATATCGGTGGGAACAAGGGAGAAGACGCAGAAGCAATGCTGAAAAGATTTAATCCTGGAAATTACGTAATATTAGAACCAGTCAAGACATTATTCTCCAATCTTGTTAGCATGTTGAAGAACAAAAGCAACGTGGCTGTATACAACTTCGGTCTAGCTCGGAAGAACAACAAGTTCTATGTCAATGTTCTGGGCCACGGAGGGGATGCCACTTCCATTTTTGCCGGAAACGATGATGGCGGAAGTTGTTTGCTTCGCGTCGTAAATACCACACAATTTCTCTTGCATGTTGGTGTTCCATGTTACGAAGTCGATCTAATTACGATCAATTGTGAAGGATGCGAGTTTGAAATAATGGAGGAACTCATAGGTAGTGGCATGATCGGTCAATTTAGAAATGTGCAGTTTGCTACCCATCCAACATTGAAACACCTCAAACAACCCATAGAAAGATACTGTGAAATTCAAGAAAAACTGAAGAGGACTCATAAAGTTGGATATCAGTACAAATGGTGTTGGGAAAGTTGGAAAAGGAAAGATCTTGCATAG